In Candidatus Hydrogenedentota bacterium, a single genomic region encodes these proteins:
- the fliP gene encoding flagellar type III secretion system pore protein FliP (The bacterial flagellar biogenesis protein FliP forms a type III secretion system (T3SS)-type pore required for flagellar assembly.), with the protein MNRNPKRLFKAGIICALLLVSAAAAAQGAPEETGPLGIENVFRGMQGATSPDRISTTLSLFILLTVLSLAPAIFIMTTSFLRIIVVFGFLRQAMATQQTPPNQVLIGLALILTFYIMSPIYQQVYDEAYLPYVNEEIGWNEAVANTIGPVRDFMFRQVRPKDLALFIDIARMERPQTRDDVPLATLTCGFILSEIRIAFQIGFIIYIPFLIIDMVVASTLMSMGMMMLPPVFVSLPFKIIMFVLADGWYLLIQELVTGFK; encoded by the coding sequence GTGAATCGGAACCCTAAGCGATTGTTCAAAGCGGGGATAATCTGCGCGCTGCTCTTGGTTTCTGCTGCCGCCGCAGCTCAGGGGGCGCCGGAAGAGACGGGTCCGCTGGGTATCGAAAACGTGTTCCGGGGGATGCAAGGGGCAACGTCTCCCGACCGCATCTCCACGACCTTGTCGCTCTTCATATTGCTTACGGTCCTTTCCCTGGCTCCTGCAATCTTCATCATGACCACGTCGTTTCTGCGGATCATCGTGGTATTCGGTTTTTTGCGGCAAGCCATGGCCACGCAGCAGACTCCTCCGAACCAAGTGCTCATCGGTCTGGCGCTTATTCTCACCTTCTACATCATGTCGCCAATCTATCAGCAGGTATACGACGAGGCGTACCTGCCCTATGTGAACGAGGAGATCGGCTGGAACGAGGCCGTTGCGAACACCATTGGCCCCGTGCGCGATTTCATGTTCCGCCAGGTGCGGCCCAAGGACCTGGCCCTTTTCATTGACATCGCGCGGATGGAACGCCCCCAGACGCGCGACGATGTGCCATTGGCCACGCTGACATGCGGGTTCATCTTGAGCGAAATACGCATTGCGTTTCAGATTGGGTTCATCATCTATATCCCGTTCCTGATTATCGACATGGTGGTGGCAAGCACGCTCATGTCGATGGGGATGATGATGCTGCCGCCGGTTTTCGTGTCTTTGCCGTTCAAGATAATCATGTTTGTACTGGCCGATGGCTGGTATTTGCTGATTCAGGAGCTGGTGACCGGTTTCAAATAG
- a CDS encoding flagellar biosynthetic protein FliO, whose amino-acid sequence MHRRTKCVLPLVGLVLWAGALAVFAQEPAPEAGATAPEPDEYSEFEAIPPPNVKLGSDVLADVPEKPVAETQHSAEEGKKTGEARPDAFMTQLNRELDARRGAGPEAAGQALEGAPADRTSYNILKAFGWLLVVVAMILLVYYFLQRRSSGGKLLTGSRLGAVLGRLYLNPRVCLHFVRTGGKVLVIGQSQSALSLIADFDEAEFAAAREESRAGGEDGAGKTAPEGGREFFSELRANLAEINRETGGEMQEANSPVDEDDIAALRGDIHRLREYLRDSTRESEP is encoded by the coding sequence ATGCATCGGCGGACTAAATGCGTGCTTCCGTTGGTCGGCTTGGTTCTTTGGGCCGGTGCGCTGGCGGTGTTCGCCCAGGAACCGGCGCCGGAAGCGGGCGCAACTGCCCCGGAGCCCGATGAGTACAGCGAGTTCGAAGCGATTCCCCCCCCGAATGTGAAGCTGGGTTCGGACGTCTTGGCTGATGTTCCCGAGAAACCCGTCGCGGAGACGCAACACTCGGCGGAAGAGGGCAAGAAGACCGGTGAGGCCCGGCCGGATGCATTCATGACCCAGCTGAACCGGGAGCTGGACGCCCGGCGCGGTGCAGGGCCGGAGGCTGCCGGCCAGGCGCTTGAAGGGGCTCCGGCCGACCGAACGTCCTACAACATCCTGAAGGCTTTCGGGTGGCTGCTCGTGGTTGTGGCGATGATTCTGTTGGTGTACTACTTCTTGCAGCGCAGGAGCAGCGGCGGGAAGCTGCTGACAGGCAGCCGCCTTGGCGCCGTCTTGGGCAGGCTCTACCTGAATCCCCGGGTATGCCTTCACTTTGTCCGCACGGGTGGCAAAGTCCTTGTGATTGGCCAGAGCCAGAGTGCGCTGTCCCTGATTGCCGATTTTGATGAGGCGGAGTTTGCGGCCGCGCGGGAAGAGTCCCGCGCGGGTGGCGAGGATGGGGCGGGCAAGACAGCGCCAGAGGGCGGGCGGGAATTCTTCTCGGAGCTTCGGGCAAATCTTGCGGAGATCAACCGCGAGACCGGGGGCGAGATGCAGGAAGCGAATTCGCCGGTCGATGAAGACGATATTGCGGCGCTGCGAGGCGATATACACCGGTTGCGGGAATACCTGCGGGACTCGACGCGTGAATCGGAACCCTAA
- a CDS encoding FliM/FliN family flagellar motor switch protein, with protein MDADAKQAHDHEFREVSPLAAAGSEHVSLDDLRQVKMTITAHLGSCSMTVREVLGLRSGSVVPLDKMAGEMTDIYVNGLPLAHGEVVVIADELHVRIGEIVGQEDRSGLDEGHDDASAD; from the coding sequence ATGGATGCGGATGCAAAACAGGCTCATGATCACGAATTCCGCGAGGTTAGTCCACTCGCGGCGGCAGGCAGCGAGCACGTCTCCCTTGACGATTTAAGACAGGTCAAGATGACCATTACGGCGCATCTGGGAAGTTGTTCCATGACCGTGCGCGAGGTGCTCGGACTCAGGAGTGGGTCCGTTGTGCCTTTGGACAAAATGGCCGGCGAGATGACGGACATCTACGTGAACGGGTTGCCTCTTGCCCACGGCGAGGTAGTCGTCATTGCCGACGAATTACACGTGCGTATTGGCGAGATTGTGGGCCAAGAGGACCGCTCAGGGCTTGATGAGGGGCATGACGATGCATCGGCGGACTAA
- a CDS encoding flagellar motor protein MotB codes for MPKDKRQKASMDPPGAPGWMVTYGDMMSLFLCFFILLVSFSSISEKKYSTAVQSLKGALGILPYNTSVIQPLPVEQLRTRRSHAAERAARMISERLLVNNKAKDVKVEFDEEGGLKINLPSQILFDTAKAELKPEALPVLSDIGSVLRDLPGAKIEIRGHTDSRPLTPGGRFEDNYHLSYGRAKSVTDYLHAQSQIPMETFEIIACGPSQPIATNETEEGMQANRRVEIHVSGEFSKETTDGLRRGIDELEHSGETEQSP; via the coding sequence ATGCCAAAGGACAAACGCCAGAAAGCAAGCATGGATCCGCCCGGTGCGCCAGGCTGGATGGTGACCTACGGCGACATGATGAGTCTGTTTCTGTGTTTCTTCATTCTCCTGGTGTCCTTCTCGAGCATCAGCGAAAAGAAATACAGTACCGCCGTACAATCTTTGAAAGGCGCGCTGGGCATCTTGCCTTATAATACGTCGGTCATCCAACCTTTACCCGTGGAACAGTTGCGGACGCGCCGTTCGCACGCCGCCGAACGCGCCGCCCGGATGATTAGCGAGCGATTGCTGGTCAACAACAAGGCGAAGGACGTCAAAGTCGAGTTTGACGAAGAGGGCGGCCTGAAAATCAATCTGCCGAGCCAGATCCTGTTTGACACGGCCAAAGCGGAATTGAAGCCCGAGGCGCTGCCGGTTCTCAGCGATATCGGGTCGGTCTTGCGGGACCTGCCCGGCGCCAAAATCGAGATTCGGGGCCACACGGATAGCCGTCCCTTGACGCCAGGAGGAAGGTTCGAGGACAATTATCATCTCAGCTACGGCAGAGCAAAAAGTGTGACGGATTACCTCCATGCGCAATCCCAGATCCCCATGGAGACCTTTGAAATCATTGCGTGCGGGCCGTCGCAGCCCATCGCGACAAATGAAACGGAAGAGGGGATGCAGGCGAACAGGCGCGTGGAAATACATGTGAGCGGGGAATTCTCCAAAGAAACAACAGACGGTTTACGGCGCGGGATCGATGAACTCGAGCATTCGGGCGAGACCGAGCAGAGCCCCTAA
- a CDS encoding MotA/TolQ/ExbB proton channel family protein — protein MDIATLVGLISGITLVVVSILMGGHPGVFWSASSVVIVVGGTLASTLINFPLGDVLSVLNTVKNAFFHKETPPENLIPKLVGFATIARREGILALESHAGEAGDEFLERSVQLAIDGTAPELIKDILTTELAFMEDRHAMGQAILLAMGTFAPAFGMIGTLIGMVQMFVTLDDPSKIGEGMAVAVLTTLYGALLANVVFLPAAGKLKVRTSNELLAKELVIEGILSIQSGDNPRVVEQKLKAFVSPAVRRQVSSR, from the coding sequence ATGGATATCGCGACACTTGTGGGTCTGATTTCGGGGATAACCCTGGTAGTTGTATCGATCCTTATGGGTGGCCATCCGGGCGTGTTTTGGAGTGCGTCATCCGTTGTGATCGTGGTCGGGGGGACGCTGGCGTCCACACTCATCAATTTTCCTTTGGGCGACGTGTTGAGCGTCTTGAACACGGTCAAGAACGCGTTCTTTCACAAAGAAACCCCGCCCGAGAATCTGATTCCCAAACTGGTCGGCTTCGCCACCATTGCCCGCCGGGAGGGAATCCTGGCGCTGGAATCCCATGCTGGTGAAGCGGGGGATGAGTTTCTCGAAAGAAGTGTTCAACTGGCCATCGATGGCACCGCTCCTGAGCTCATCAAGGACATACTGACGACTGAGCTTGCCTTCATGGAAGACCGTCATGCGATGGGGCAGGCGATTCTCCTCGCCATGGGGACATTCGCTCCGGCTTTTGGAATGATCGGCACCCTTATCGGGATGGTGCAGATGTTCGTTACCCTCGATGACCCGTCGAAAATCGGCGAAGGCATGGCCGTGGCGGTCCTTACGACGCTGTACGGGGCGCTGCTGGCCAATGTGGTCTTCCTGCCCGCGGCAGGCAAACTCAAAGTGCGCACCAGCAATGAGCTCCTGGCAAAGGAACTGGTTATTGAGGGCATTCTGTCCATTCAATCGGGGGACAATCCCCGGGTGGTGGAGCAGAAGCTGAAGGCGTTCGTATCTCCGGCCGTGCGGCGCCAAGTCAGTTCAAGGTAA